The following are encoded in a window of bacterium genomic DNA:
- a CDS encoding glycosyltransferase family 2 protein encodes MILGFLVLLILRYFGLLWFSYLAQLEGERSATSRTPLVTILVPAYNEGPVIQGAIRSLFALDYPRYEILVIDDGSTDDTYDSARRFEGDHGRVSVRVIRQRNGGKSSALNTGIANASGELVLCMDGDSRLAPETLRKAVRHFSSPSIAAVAGSVKVVNRNSFLARLQALEYVEGLNMARRAQGFFHAVNIIPGPIGIFRKGALDSVGRYDSDTFAEDCDLTIKLLIAGWQIYYEPGAVAYTEAPEHPLDLLKQRYRWTRGILQAMKKHRRTLGSLFSTPTACLTLWYMIFEGIAWPFMNVFAHVLFVFVAYNHGNSVPLLFWFLQLTILDMAAALYCVSAEEESIGLVPYAIFYRMFFALCIDFAKVFATFEELVGIRMGWGKLDRLGRI; translated from the coding sequence ATGATCCTGGGCTTCCTCGTGCTGCTCATCTTGCGCTACTTCGGCCTGCTCTGGTTCTCCTACCTGGCACAGCTCGAAGGGGAACGAAGTGCTACGTCGCGAACCCCGTTGGTGACGATCCTGGTTCCTGCGTACAACGAAGGGCCGGTCATCCAGGGCGCGATCCGATCCCTCTTCGCGCTCGACTATCCGCGTTACGAAATTCTCGTCATCGATGATGGCTCCACCGACGACACCTACGATTCTGCCCGAAGGTTCGAAGGAGATCATGGACGCGTTTCGGTCCGGGTGATCCGACAGCGAAACGGCGGCAAGTCCTCTGCACTGAATACGGGGATCGCCAATGCCAGCGGCGAGTTGGTCCTCTGCATGGACGGCGATTCGCGCCTCGCCCCCGAGACGCTCCGGAAGGCCGTGCGTCATTTCTCTTCTCCGTCCATCGCAGCCGTGGCCGGAAGCGTAAAGGTCGTCAATCGGAACAGCTTCCTGGCTCGTCTCCAGGCCCTCGAATACGTCGAGGGACTGAACATGGCTCGCAGGGCCCAGGGCTTCTTCCACGCTGTCAACATCATCCCCGGCCCGATCGGCATCTTCCGCAAGGGCGCGCTGGATAGCGTCGGCCGGTATGACTCGGACACCTTCGCGGAAGATTGCGACCTCACCATCAAGCTGCTGATCGCCGGCTGGCAGATCTACTACGAACCTGGGGCCGTGGCCTACACGGAAGCCCCAGAACACCCGCTGGACCTGCTCAAGCAACGCTATCGGTGGACCCGCGGGATCCTGCAGGCCATGAAGAAGCATCGGCGCACGCTAGGGTCGCTGTTTTCGACGCCGACGGCCTGCCTGACGCTCTGGTACATGATCTTCGAGGGCATCGCCTGGCCCTTCATGAATGTCTTTGCCCACGTCTTGTTCGTCTTCGTGGCCTACAACCACGGTAACTCGGTTCCGCTGTTGTTCTGGTTCCTGCAGCTCACCATCCTCGACATGGCGGCCGCTCTCTACTGCGTTTCCGCCGAGGAAGAGAGCATCGGCCTCGTTCCCTACGCAATCTTCTATCGCATGTTCTTCGCCCTCTGCATCGATTTCGCGAAGGTCTTCGCCACCTTCGAGGAACTCGTCGGCATTCGCATGGGCTGGGGCAAACTCGACCGACTCGGGAGAATCTGA
- a CDS encoding enoyl-CoA hydratase, producing MADVLGDWKTLELEREGAVAVLRLDRPEVLNAMSAGLIDDIREALAAVEADAEVRALVMTGNGRAFCAGADLAASVDEPGETLGDKVAHSMDARFNPLVREMHGLRVPIVAAVNGVTAGGGVGLALSCDLVLAAKSASFKLVFAPALGIVPDVGASYHLPHRVGRARALGLALLGESLSAEKAEEWGLIWRCVPDDDLMEIAMEFAERLASGPTRAFVRLRDVFSAAEQGDLDSQLDVERDAQRELCSSSDFTEGVTAFLQKRPPNFQGR from the coding sequence ATGGCTGACGTGTTGGGCGACTGGAAGACGCTGGAGCTCGAACGGGAAGGGGCCGTTGCGGTCCTACGCCTGGATCGGCCCGAGGTCCTGAATGCGATGAGCGCAGGGCTGATCGATGACATCCGCGAAGCGTTGGCGGCAGTCGAGGCCGATGCCGAGGTGCGTGCGCTGGTCATGACCGGCAACGGGAGGGCGTTCTGTGCGGGGGCTGATCTGGCCGCGAGTGTGGACGAGCCGGGGGAAACGCTGGGCGACAAGGTGGCGCATAGCATGGATGCCCGGTTCAACCCGCTCGTGCGCGAGATGCATGGGCTGCGGGTACCGATCGTCGCAGCCGTGAACGGGGTGACCGCCGGGGGCGGAGTCGGCCTGGCGTTGTCCTGCGATCTCGTGCTGGCCGCCAAGTCGGCCAGCTTCAAGCTGGTATTCGCGCCGGCACTGGGCATCGTTCCGGACGTTGGAGCGAGCTATCACCTTCCGCATCGCGTGGGGCGTGCCCGGGCACTCGGCCTTGCCCTGTTGGGCGAGTCCCTCTCGGCGGAAAAGGCAGAAGAATGGGGCCTGATCTGGCGCTGTGTTCCGGATGATGACCTGATGGAGATCGCCATGGAGTTTGCGGAGCGTCTCGCGTCCGGTCCGACCCGCGCGTTCGTTCGTCTCCGGGACGTCTTTTCTGCGGCCGAGCAAGGTGATCTCGATTCCCAGCTCGATGTCGAACGGGACGCTCAACGGGAGCTCTGCAGCTCGAGTGATTTCACGGAGGGAGTCACTGCCTTCCTGCAGAAGCGACCGCCGAACTTCCAGGGTCGCTAG